From one Streptomyces sp. R41 genomic stretch:
- a CDS encoding pirin family protein has protein sequence MEARQGAAERSVVRVERKMHFGGDTQVDDRNVVITPMRPELTDPFLLLSEDWFSSPGFEWHPHRGLETVTLVLDGVLEHGDNIGHVGALTTGDVQWMTAGRGIIHRELAFRNERAHILQLWVNLPGEMKMVDTRYQDLLADGRPVIETDGARIDLISGEAGGVQGPALNNWPISGAVITLEPGRRLDHLLPGRDRAFVYVLSGRVTVAGRPVRAGEIAWSDPLPQASLSSIALEAADGDEHSVVMVYSGEPIGQPVTMGGPFVMNSASEIEQAFRDFHSGGFGDIPNQARLQFR, from the coding sequence ATGGAAGCCCGGCAAGGCGCAGCGGAGCGCAGCGTCGTCCGCGTCGAGAGGAAGATGCATTTCGGAGGGGACACGCAGGTCGACGACAGGAACGTGGTCATCACACCCATGAGGCCGGAACTCACGGATCCGTTCCTGCTGCTGAGCGAGGACTGGTTCTCCTCGCCGGGCTTCGAATGGCATCCCCACCGCGGTCTCGAGACGGTCACACTGGTCCTCGACGGCGTCCTGGAGCACGGTGACAACATCGGTCATGTTGGCGCGCTGACCACTGGAGACGTGCAGTGGATGACCGCAGGGCGCGGAATCATCCATCGCGAGCTCGCCTTCCGCAACGAACGGGCGCACATCCTGCAGCTGTGGGTGAACCTGCCCGGCGAGATGAAGATGGTCGACACCCGTTACCAGGACCTGCTGGCCGACGGTCGACCCGTCATCGAGACGGACGGCGCCCGCATCGACCTCATTTCGGGCGAGGCCGGCGGCGTCCAAGGCCCCGCACTGAACAACTGGCCCATCTCCGGAGCGGTGATCACCCTTGAGCCCGGCCGACGCCTGGATCATCTGCTGCCCGGCCGGGATCGTGCCTTCGTCTACGTCCTGTCCGGCAGGGTGACGGTCGCCGGGCGTCCCGTGCGCGCAGGGGAGATCGCCTGGTCCGACCCCCTTCCCCAGGCTTCGCTCTCGAGCATCGCGCTTGAGGCCGCCGACGGCGACGAGCACAGCGTGGTCATGGTCTACAGCGGTGAGCCGATCGGTCAGCCCGTCACGATGGGGGGCCCGTTCGTCATGAACAGCGCGAGCGAAATCGAGCAGGCCTTCCGCGACTTCCACAGCGGCGGGTTCGGCGACATCCCGAACCAGGCCCGCCTGCAGTTCCGCTGA
- a CDS encoding alpha/beta fold hydrolase, whose product MPAVLIHGVPDTHRVWDGVRRHLSRSDVEAWDLPGFGAPRPQDFGSTKEEYVDWLIDRLEQVGEPVDLVGHDWGCILAARVASIRPDLVRTWAGSSAPVSARYGWHPLAKIWQDPVEGNRFMNELDPASFAKDLSKLDVPADVAEEMVRRVDGSMRDSILNLYRSAVTVGAEWEPELANVCAPSLVLWGTLDPACPIAFADELGQAVRASRVVKLDCSHWTLIQKPAEVAAALEAHWNA is encoded by the coding sequence ATGCCTGCAGTTCTGATCCACGGCGTCCCCGACACCCACCGTGTGTGGGACGGTGTGCGCCGGCACCTGAGCCGAAGTGACGTCGAGGCCTGGGACCTGCCCGGCTTCGGCGCGCCGCGGCCGCAAGACTTCGGCTCCACCAAAGAGGAGTACGTCGATTGGCTCATCGATCGGCTGGAGCAAGTCGGCGAGCCGGTGGATCTGGTCGGCCATGACTGGGGCTGCATTCTCGCCGCGCGCGTCGCTTCGATACGGCCGGACCTGGTTCGTACGTGGGCCGGCAGCAGCGCTCCGGTCAGTGCTCGGTACGGCTGGCATCCGCTGGCCAAGATCTGGCAGGACCCGGTCGAGGGCAACCGGTTCATGAACGAGCTTGACCCAGCGTCCTTCGCCAAGGACCTGAGCAAACTCGATGTCCCGGCTGACGTGGCCGAGGAAATGGTCCGTCGCGTGGACGGGTCGATGAGGGACAGCATCCTCAATCTGTACCGCTCCGCCGTGACGGTGGGCGCGGAATGGGAACCGGAACTGGCGAACGTGTGCGCGCCGTCCCTGGTCCTCTGGGGGACGCTCGACCCGGCCTGTCCGATCGCGTTCGCCGATGAACTCGGCCAAGCTGTGCGAGCGTCCCGGGTCGTCAAACTCGACTGCAGCCACTGGACGTTGATCCAGAAGCCGGCCGAGGTCGCCGCAGCCCTTGAGGCGCACTGGAATGCCTGA
- a CDS encoding alpha/beta fold hydrolase, producing the protein MVEHRTVTVGGRRLHIAEEGEGPLVLLLHGFPECWYNWRHQFTPLAGAGYHVVAVDQRGYARSDRPAAVEEYTILHLVGDVIGLIRELGAQQAVVVGHDLGGMVAWSTALMRPDVVRGVVGLSVPPPQRGPVPPLQAMRELFGGQFYWNYFQTPGVADAELAKDPHATIRRVMYGLCGDNPHSDPPVEPLVPPGKGFLDLFEDPEELPAWLTEADIDTLATEFTEAGFTSALNWYRNFDRNWQLTAPWDGAQYQMPGRYLTGDRDLVYGFPGMDQLLPALPTLHPTVGPAHILPGCGHWIAEERPGEVNSALLEFCGALNS; encoded by the coding sequence ATGGTCGAGCACCGCACCGTCACGGTTGGAGGGCGTCGGCTGCACATCGCGGAGGAGGGTGAAGGACCCCTGGTTCTCCTGCTCCACGGCTTTCCCGAATGCTGGTACAACTGGCGCCACCAGTTCACGCCTCTGGCCGGGGCCGGATACCACGTCGTCGCCGTTGACCAGCGCGGTTACGCCCGCAGCGACCGGCCCGCCGCGGTTGAGGAATACACCATCCTGCACCTCGTCGGCGACGTCATCGGCCTGATCCGCGAACTCGGCGCACAGCAGGCCGTGGTCGTCGGCCACGACCTGGGCGGCATGGTCGCCTGGTCCACCGCGCTGATGCGGCCCGACGTCGTCCGGGGGGTCGTGGGCCTCAGTGTCCCGCCGCCGCAGCGCGGTCCGGTTCCTCCGCTGCAGGCGATGCGCGAGCTGTTCGGCGGCCAGTTCTACTGGAACTACTTCCAGACCCCCGGCGTCGCGGACGCCGAGCTCGCGAAGGACCCGCACGCCACCATCCGTCGCGTGATGTACGGCCTCTGCGGCGACAACCCGCACAGCGACCCGCCGGTCGAGCCGCTCGTCCCACCGGGCAAGGGATTCCTGGACCTCTTCGAGGACCCCGAGGAACTTCCCGCCTGGCTCACCGAGGCCGACATCGACACACTCGCGACGGAGTTCACCGAAGCCGGGTTCACCAGCGCCCTCAACTGGTACCGCAACTTCGACCGCAATTGGCAGCTGACCGCCCCATGGGACGGCGCGCAGTACCAGATGCCCGGCCGCTACCTCACCGGCGATCGGGACCTGGTCTACGGGTTCCCGGGGATGGACCAACTCCTTCCCGCCCTGCCCACGCTCCACCCGACCGTCGGACCGGCGCACATCCTGCCCGGCTGCGGCCACTGGATCGCCGAGGAACGCCCCGGCGAGGTGAATTCGGCGCTCCTGGAATTCTGCGGCGCCCTGAACAGTTGA
- a CDS encoding cytochrome P450, with protein MTTQPVSDRRATSPGGIPILSDAQIPDTNPSAYFVKQSEQFPEGVFSIEVGGQENLFVYDPDLVAEVSDETRFGKPIFAPLTHVRDYTGTGLFTAHEEDDGEIWGMAHRILMPAFSQRAMKGYYGQMLEIAQNLVGKWDRKEGESVHITDDYTRLTLDTIALSGFGYRFDSFEKEELHPFLRALLEALVESMRRAQELPSMTALRKDDDKKYRENIQLMRDLVESVIKERREGKGTGEGDLLGLMLEATDPETGKPLDDENVRDQVLTFLIAGHETTSGLLSFATYSLMRNPHVLAQAYAEVDRLLPGDTVPDYDTIMQMDVIPRILEETLRLWAPIPMIMKAPLEDTVIGGRYELKAGTKTNLLMGPLHRHPKAWDRPYEFDIDRWLPENRAQHHQHAYKPFGNGRRACIGRQFALTEARLALALVLQKFKFADMSDYKMDVKEALTQKPGGFDLLVRRRQEHQRTVFGVADLQSDDEQQQAAVSGVGVNLTVAYGSSLGSCEDLARTIADRSERSGFGTTLTSLDELGDNLPTEGLLVVVAASYNGKAPDNAQRFDELIAAGLPEGSLSNVRFALLGAGNTQWVATYQAFPTRIEEALLAAGATPVVERGIADAAGDFDGMASRWMNTLWATLAEEYAADTSQASGPRYQVQLLTEADVRPAIVSEQAYPLRVVANEELVADATGLWDFSIEPPRPAAKSITIELPDGVTYDTGNHLAVFAKNERALVNRALTRLGVESNQVLRLDQPAGGRTHLPVGVPVSAGILLTEFLELQDVATRAQIQTLAEHTECPWTRPQLQAYVADTAEAEEAYQSEVLGKRVSVLNLLERFPAVELPLAVFLEMMGPIRPRFYSISSAPLANPRHVRLTVGLLEGPALSGDGRYRGTCSAYIAGLNPGDVFYGYVRVPSPTFAPPADPATPLVLIGPGTGIAPLRGFLEERAHQHANGTQVGLSQVFVGCRHPEHDYFYGQEMQDWEQSGIAQVHTAFSAVTGHPARFVQDAIVGAADTVWQAIQDGAYIYVCGDGRRMAPAVREALAAIYRKYTGSDDEAAQQWLAQLEADERYQQDVFA; from the coding sequence ATGACCACGCAACCCGTGAGCGACCGCCGTGCCACGTCCCCGGGCGGCATCCCGATCCTGAGCGACGCGCAGATCCCCGACACCAACCCGTCCGCGTACTTCGTGAAGCAGTCCGAGCAGTTCCCCGAGGGCGTCTTCAGCATCGAGGTCGGGGGCCAGGAGAACCTCTTCGTCTACGACCCGGACCTGGTGGCCGAGGTCTCCGACGAGACCCGTTTCGGGAAGCCGATCTTCGCGCCGCTGACCCATGTCCGGGACTACACCGGCACCGGCCTGTTCACGGCCCATGAGGAGGACGACGGTGAGATCTGGGGCATGGCGCACCGGATCCTCATGCCGGCCTTCAGCCAGCGGGCCATGAAGGGCTACTACGGGCAGATGCTGGAGATCGCCCAGAACCTGGTGGGCAAGTGGGATCGTAAGGAGGGCGAGTCGGTCCACATCACCGATGACTACACCCGGCTGACCCTGGACACGATCGCCCTGTCGGGGTTCGGCTACCGGTTCGACTCCTTCGAGAAGGAAGAGCTGCACCCCTTCCTCCGGGCGCTGCTGGAGGCGCTGGTGGAGTCGATGCGGCGCGCGCAGGAACTGCCGAGCATGACCGCGCTCCGCAAGGACGACGACAAGAAGTACCGCGAGAACATCCAGCTGATGCGGGACCTGGTCGAGAGCGTGATCAAGGAGCGTCGTGAGGGGAAGGGCACCGGTGAGGGCGACCTGCTGGGTCTGATGCTGGAGGCCACCGACCCGGAGACCGGCAAGCCGCTGGACGACGAGAACGTCCGTGACCAGGTGCTGACGTTCCTGATCGCCGGTCACGAGACGACCAGTGGTCTGCTGTCGTTCGCGACGTACTCGCTGATGCGCAACCCGCACGTGCTGGCCCAGGCCTACGCCGAGGTGGACCGGCTGCTGCCGGGCGACACGGTCCCGGACTACGACACGATCATGCAGATGGACGTGATCCCGCGGATCCTGGAGGAGACCCTGCGCCTGTGGGCTCCCATCCCGATGATCATGAAGGCGCCGCTGGAGGACACCGTCATCGGCGGCCGCTATGAGCTGAAGGCAGGGACGAAGACCAACCTGCTGATGGGTCCGCTGCACAGGCACCCCAAGGCGTGGGACCGGCCGTACGAGTTCGACATCGACCGGTGGCTGCCGGAGAACCGCGCCCAGCACCACCAGCACGCCTACAAGCCGTTCGGTAACGGCCGACGTGCCTGCATCGGCCGGCAGTTCGCGCTCACCGAGGCTCGTCTGGCCCTTGCGCTGGTGCTGCAGAAGTTCAAGTTCGCCGACATGAGCGACTACAAGATGGACGTCAAGGAGGCGCTGACCCAAAAGCCCGGCGGCTTCGACCTGCTCGTCCGTCGCCGTCAGGAGCACCAGCGGACCGTGTTCGGCGTCGCGGACCTGCAGAGCGACGACGAGCAGCAGCAGGCCGCGGTCAGCGGCGTCGGGGTGAACCTGACCGTCGCCTACGGCTCCAGCCTGGGCAGCTGCGAGGACCTGGCGCGCACGATCGCCGACCGCAGTGAGCGCTCCGGCTTCGGCACCACGCTGACGAGCCTGGACGAGCTGGGCGACAACCTGCCCACCGAGGGCCTCCTCGTGGTCGTCGCCGCCAGCTACAACGGCAAGGCCCCGGACAACGCGCAGCGTTTCGACGAGCTGATCGCCGCCGGACTCCCGGAGGGCTCGCTGTCCAACGTTCGGTTCGCGCTGCTGGGCGCCGGCAACACCCAGTGGGTGGCCACCTACCAGGCCTTCCCCACCCGGATCGAGGAGGCGCTGCTGGCCGCCGGCGCCACCCCGGTGGTCGAGCGGGGCATCGCGGACGCGGCCGGTGACTTCGACGGCATGGCCTCCCGCTGGATGAACACCCTGTGGGCCACCCTGGCCGAGGAGTACGCCGCCGACACCTCCCAGGCCAGCGGCCCGCGCTACCAGGTGCAGCTGCTCACCGAGGCCGACGTGCGCCCGGCGATAGTCTCCGAGCAGGCCTACCCCCTCAGGGTCGTGGCCAACGAGGAACTCGTGGCCGACGCGACCGGCCTGTGGGACTTCAGCATCGAGCCCCCGCGCCCGGCCGCGAAGTCCATCACCATCGAGCTCCCGGACGGCGTCACCTATGACACCGGCAACCACTTGGCCGTCTTTGCCAAGAACGAACGGGCCCTGGTCAACCGTGCGCTGACGCGGCTCGGCGTCGAGTCCAACCAGGTGCTGCGCCTGGACCAGCCCGCCGGCGGCCGCACCCACCTGCCGGTCGGCGTCCCCGTCTCCGCAGGGATCCTGCTCACCGAGTTCCTGGAACTGCAGGACGTGGCCACCCGCGCCCAGATCCAGACGCTGGCCGAGCACACCGAGTGCCCGTGGACCCGACCGCAGCTGCAGGCCTACGTCGCTGATACCGCCGAGGCCGAAGAGGCTTACCAGAGCGAGGTCCTGGGCAAGCGGGTCTCCGTGCTCAACCTGCTGGAGCGCTTCCCGGCGGTCGAACTGCCGCTGGCGGTCTTCCTGGAGATGATGGGCCCGATCCGCCCGCGGTTCTACTCCATCTCCTCCGCCCCGCTGGCCAATCCGCGGCACGTGCGGCTGACCGTGGGTCTGCTGGAAGGTCCGGCCCTGTCCGGCGACGGCCGGTACCGCGGCACCTGCTCCGCCTACATCGCAGGCCTCAATCCCGGTGACGTGTTCTACGGCTACGTGCGTGTGCCCTCCCCGACCTTCGCGCCGCCGGCCGACCCCGCCACGCCGCTGGTCCTCATCGGTCCCGGCACCGGCATCGCGCCGCTGCGCGGCTTCCTGGAGGAGCGTGCCCACCAGCACGCGAACGGCACCCAGGTGGGCCTGTCCCAGGTCTTCGTCGGCTGCCGCCACCCGGAGCACGACTACTTCTACGGCCAGGAGATGCAGGACTGGGAGCAGTCCGGGATCGCCCAGGTGCACACCGCCTTCTCCGCGGTGACCGGCCACCCGGCCCGGTTCGTCCAGGACGCCATCGTAGGTGCGGCCGACACCGTGTGGCAGGCCATCCAGGACGGCGCGTACATCTACGTCTGCGGCGACGGCCGCCGCATGGCACCCGCCGTGCGCGAGGCGCTCGCCGCCATCTACCGCAAGTACACCGGCAGCGACGACGAGGCCGCCCAGCAGTGGCTCGCCCAGCTGGAAGCGGACGAGCGCTACCAGCAGGACGTCTTCGCCTGA
- a CDS encoding zinc-binding dehydrogenase: MDTMLAGRFHLDSKKFAVEEVPVPVPGPGEVLIEVKAAGVCLSDVHLLDGSLPPLFLDSDTVTVGHEVSGVIHTLGPGLKRGLTVGTRVTLEAGKSCGQCAGCVRRRPCSQMRTAGIDYDGGWAQYMVTPEETLIPIPDNLPFDQAAIIPDAVSTPYAAVVATAGVRPAQSVGIWGVGGVGAHNVRIARLAGAAPIIAVDPLPSARERALAFGADFALDPAAPDFADQVRAATGGRGLDFAFDCAGVPAVREQAAAALGLGGVLILVGISPRPLTITEGLTFNYTMKQVRGHYGATPEGVTELVRLAEVGRLDLAPSITDHIPLADAADAVNRLENKIGDPIRLILVP; encoded by the coding sequence ATGGACACCATGCTCGCCGGACGCTTCCACCTGGACAGCAAGAAGTTCGCTGTGGAGGAGGTCCCCGTCCCCGTGCCCGGCCCGGGCGAGGTCCTCATCGAGGTCAAGGCCGCCGGCGTCTGCCTCTCGGACGTCCACCTGCTCGACGGCTCCCTTCCTCCGCTCTTCCTGGACTCCGACACGGTCACCGTCGGGCATGAGGTTTCCGGTGTGATCCACACCCTCGGTCCCGGCCTCAAGCGCGGCCTGACCGTCGGCACCCGCGTCACCCTGGAGGCCGGCAAGAGCTGCGGCCAGTGCGCCGGCTGCGTGCGCCGCCGCCCCTGCAGCCAGATGCGCACCGCCGGCATCGACTACGACGGCGGCTGGGCCCAGTACATGGTCACCCCCGAGGAGACCCTCATCCCCATCCCCGACAACCTCCCCTTCGACCAGGCCGCGATCATCCCCGACGCGGTCTCCACCCCCTACGCCGCCGTCGTCGCCACCGCCGGAGTCCGTCCCGCCCAGTCCGTCGGCATCTGGGGCGTGGGCGGAGTCGGCGCGCACAACGTACGCATCGCCCGCCTGGCCGGCGCCGCGCCGATCATCGCCGTCGACCCGCTGCCCAGCGCCCGCGAGCGTGCCCTGGCCTTCGGCGCGGACTTCGCCCTCGACCCGGCCGCCCCCGACTTCGCCGACCAGGTCCGCGCGGCCACCGGCGGACGGGGCCTGGACTTCGCCTTCGACTGCGCCGGCGTGCCCGCCGTCCGCGAACAGGCCGCCGCCGCACTCGGCCTGGGCGGAGTCCTCATCCTGGTCGGCATCAGCCCCAGGCCCCTCACCATCACCGAGGGCCTGACCTTCAACTACACGATGAAGCAGGTGCGCGGCCACTACGGCGCCACCCCCGAAGGCGTCACCGAACTGGTCCGGCTGGCCGAGGTCGGCCGCCTCGACCTGGCCCCCTCCATCACCGACCACATCCCGCTCGCCGACGCCGCCGACGCGGTCAACCGGCTGGAGAACAAGATCGGCGACCCCATCCGCCTCATCCTCGTCCCCTGA
- a CDS encoding transposase: MRREHAQVEQVFADLEASALAHLPSGKFTANAAWLTLAATAYNLARVAGHLASTFHARARSGTIRRHLIHIPARIATGARRFTLHLPQRWPWADDFAALWTATGHRMRT, from the coding sequence ATGCGTCGCGAACACGCCCAGGTCGAGCAGGTCTTCGCCGACCTGGAGGCCTCCGCGCTCGCCCATCTTCCGTCGGGGAAGTTCACCGCGAACGCCGCCTGGCTCACCCTGGCCGCCACCGCCTACAACCTCGCCCGGGTCGCCGGCCACCTCGCCTCCACCTTCCACGCCCGGGCCCGCAGCGGCACCATCCGCCGCCACCTGATCCACATCCCGGCCCGGATCGCCACCGGAGCCCGCCGCTTCACTCTGCACCTGCCTCAACGCTGGCCCTGGGCGGACGACTTCGCCGCCCTGTGGACAGCGACAGGACACCGCATGCGCACCTGA
- a CDS encoding lipocalin-like domain-containing protein: protein MDSLVGAWALEDFSETCQGTVVRPLGERPSGVLLYAADGWMSALLTADPDVAPVASHVQETVGRTVAYAGRWEREADGPVMHLIQASHYAPWVGTTLVRDVRFSPGRLELTAAGADESLLRLRWRRADA, encoded by the coding sequence ATGGACAGTTTGGTCGGAGCATGGGCCCTTGAGGACTTCTCGGAAACATGTCAGGGGACGGTCGTCCGTCCGCTCGGGGAGCGTCCCAGCGGGGTGCTGCTCTACGCCGCCGACGGGTGGATGAGCGCACTGCTGACAGCCGATCCCGATGTGGCCCCGGTCGCATCCCACGTCCAGGAGACAGTGGGCCGGACCGTGGCGTATGCCGGCCGCTGGGAGCGCGAGGCGGACGGGCCGGTCATGCACCTTATTCAGGCCAGTCACTACGCACCGTGGGTGGGGACGACCTTGGTGCGCGATGTCCGGTTCAGTCCGGGACGGCTGGAGCTGACAGCCGCCGGGGCCGATGAGTCCCTGTTGCGCCTGCGCTGGCGACGGGCCGACGCCTGA
- a CDS encoding fumarylacetoacetate hydrolase family protein, translating into MRTANLNGRLVLVLDDGVVDVETASDGLFSSDPQAVFDRWAEFRDWARSAAATGHERTPLEERQLGAPVPRPRQVFAVGLNYADHVAESGVAVPERPAVFTKFPTSLTGPYDTVSLPSALVDWEVELVAVIGREASQVAVSDAWQYVAGLTLGQDLSERGIQLSGPAPQFSLGKSFPGFSPTGPVLVTPDEFDNPDDLALGCAIDGETMQDSRTSQLIFSVSQQIAWMSSICPLLPGDLIFTGTPAGVGGTRDPRRFLAPGEELRSWIDGIGELRNPLVAGPSYPEGPQAV; encoded by the coding sequence ATGCGCACAGCCAATCTGAACGGCCGTCTGGTGCTCGTCCTCGACGACGGTGTGGTGGACGTGGAGACGGCCAGTGACGGGCTGTTCTCCTCGGACCCGCAGGCAGTCTTCGACCGCTGGGCCGAGTTCCGCGACTGGGCCCGGTCCGCGGCCGCGACCGGCCACGAGCGGACGCCCTTGGAGGAGCGGCAGCTGGGCGCGCCGGTTCCGCGCCCGCGGCAGGTCTTCGCGGTCGGGCTGAACTACGCCGACCACGTGGCGGAGTCGGGGGTCGCCGTACCGGAGCGTCCCGCTGTCTTCACCAAGTTCCCCACGTCCCTGACCGGGCCGTACGACACGGTCTCGCTGCCGAGTGCCTTGGTCGACTGGGAGGTCGAGCTGGTAGCGGTGATCGGTCGTGAGGCGTCCCAGGTCGCCGTCTCGGACGCTTGGCAGTACGTGGCCGGCCTCACGCTCGGCCAGGACCTGTCCGAGCGCGGCATCCAGTTGTCGGGACCGGCGCCCCAGTTCTCCCTTGGCAAGTCGTTCCCCGGCTTCAGCCCGACCGGGCCGGTGCTGGTCACCCCGGATGAGTTCGACAACCCCGACGACCTCGCGCTCGGCTGCGCGATCGACGGCGAGACCATGCAGGACTCGCGCACGTCCCAGCTGATCTTCTCGGTGTCCCAGCAGATCGCCTGGATGTCGTCGATCTGCCCGCTGCTGCCCGGCGACCTGATCTTCACCGGCACACCGGCAGGCGTGGGCGGTACCCGGGACCCGCGCCGCTTCCTGGCCCCCGGCGAGGAACTGCGCAGCTGGATCGACGGCATCGGTGAGCTGCGCAATCCGCTGGTCGCCGGCCCCAGCTACCCCGAAGGCCCGCAGGCCGTCTGA
- a CDS encoding VOC family protein, whose translation MALHRVAHITIGVPNVADTSAYYADFGLTDLGDGRFATADGGEQLKIVHAARRRLEELTLSADDPDDLGRIGSALDRLEVPFVRESHRLRAVDPGTEVTVTVEVQPRIVQPAAARMPNNAPGRIERTGERAPGVLREGPVRVRRLGHVVLGSTNQEASQRFFTEGLGFKVSDQAPGAAFLRCSTDHHNVLVQQAPISFLHHTSWQVDDVDEVGRGATRMLEGHPERHVWGLGRHQLGSNFFWYLKDPAGNFSEYYSDMDCIVDDQLWTPGIWEDARVALYNWGPPVPPSFLRPEDLAAMMTGAHDAG comes from the coding sequence ATGGCCCTGCACCGCGTGGCGCACATCACGATCGGGGTGCCCAATGTGGCCGACACCTCGGCCTACTACGCCGATTTCGGGCTGACGGACCTCGGCGACGGCCGATTCGCCACTGCCGACGGCGGCGAACAGCTCAAGATCGTTCACGCGGCGCGGCGCCGCCTGGAAGAGCTCACCCTGAGCGCCGACGACCCCGACGACCTCGGCCGGATCGGCTCGGCCCTGGACCGGCTCGAGGTGCCGTTCGTCCGGGAATCCCACCGCCTGCGCGCGGTCGACCCGGGCACCGAGGTGACGGTGACCGTCGAGGTGCAGCCGCGCATCGTGCAGCCCGCAGCCGCGCGGATGCCGAACAACGCTCCCGGGCGGATCGAGCGGACCGGCGAGCGTGCCCCCGGCGTACTGCGTGAGGGGCCGGTGCGCGTCCGCCGCCTGGGACACGTCGTCCTGGGCTCCACCAACCAGGAGGCTTCCCAGCGCTTCTTCACCGAAGGGCTCGGCTTCAAGGTCAGCGACCAGGCACCGGGCGCGGCGTTCCTGCGCTGCTCCACCGACCACCACAACGTCCTCGTCCAGCAGGCCCCCATCTCCTTCCTCCACCACACCTCCTGGCAGGTGGACGACGTGGACGAGGTCGGACGCGGCGCCACCCGGATGCTGGAAGGCCACCCCGAGCGCCATGTGTGGGGTCTGGGCCGCCACCAGCTGGGGTCGAACTTCTTCTGGTACCTCAAGGACCCGGCCGGCAACTTCTCCGAGTACTACTCCGACATGGACTGCATCGTCGACGACCAGCTGTGGACGCCCGGGATATGGGAGGACGCCCGCGTCGCCCTGTACAACTGGGGCCCGCCGGTACCGCCGTCCTTCCTCCGACCCGAGGACCTCGCCGCAATGATGACCGGCGCGCACGACGCCGGCTGA